The following are encoded together in the Xanthomonas vesicatoria ATCC 35937 genome:
- a CDS encoding beta-mannosidase: protein MPLSHRTAPALSLLTPARLGLALTFALSQAWAAPPTAVTLDSGWQVRLVPGQEQAKTYPKVASWMPAQVPGVVQTDLIAAKVVPDPFLRDNEGKIQWAGLSDWQYQTRFNVDAATLKREHVELVFDGLDTLAEVTLNGKKLLSADNMFRQWRVDAKPLLKRGDNVLEIKFFSPIKKIQPWLAKQPYALPGAYDSAFGDEPDGRHSSTYVRKAPYSYGWDWGPRMVNAGIWKDVRVEAWDAVRVDGLHIAQQRVDADSAQLQAQLELQAGRSGPVQVTLDVLGPDGQKVGQFAQDAVVDPGQNRIDLAVRIAKPKRWFPAGYGAQDRYTFVASVRDADGDSQQIKRVTGLRSVELRREKDKWGKSMEIVINGIPIFAKGANLIPLDAFPSRVTAERMRSTLQDARDANMNMLRMWGGGHYQDDHFYEVADELGIMIWQDFMFGGAVPPYDVEFRENTRQEAIEQVKRLRDHPSIVLWCGNNEVQTGWENWGDRVKFKQSLDPEERTRVERGMTTLFGTVFREVVATYDSDVPYWATSPGTDFDGGADQANDGDMHYWKVWGGPALPVTEYLNVTPRFMSEYGLQSFPDMRTVRVFADAADMDPESPVMRAHQKFDKGNGNKRLMLYIRREFGEPKDFESFVYLSQLMQAEGINLAASHLRASRPQSMGSLYWQLNDVWPGASWSSVDYYGRWKALQYHARRFYAPEMIAALRNDKGQTEVSLVSDRTTALNARWRMRLMGMDGKVLSKREQKATVKPLSSLQVGNFSDKQLLGSADPKKTYAVFQLLDGDTLLSREVVFFAPAKQLALPTAKIDSQWRADGDGYALTLTSNTLAREVWLSFGDLEVKVSDNAFDLLPGEPLTLHVSSKLPLAQVQSALQVRDLGSTLAGAPPEPPEAAAAK from the coding sequence ATGCCCCTGTCGCACCGCACGGCCCCCGCACTGTCCCTGCTCACACCCGCACGTCTCGGGCTTGCCCTGACCTTTGCACTTTCGCAGGCCTGGGCGGCACCGCCGACGGCAGTGACCCTGGACAGCGGCTGGCAGGTGCGCCTGGTACCGGGGCAGGAGCAGGCCAAGACCTATCCCAAGGTCGCCAGCTGGATGCCGGCGCAGGTGCCGGGCGTGGTGCAGACCGATCTGATCGCCGCCAAGGTGGTGCCGGACCCGTTCCTGCGCGACAACGAGGGCAAGATCCAGTGGGCCGGCCTGAGCGATTGGCAGTACCAGACCCGCTTCAACGTGGATGCGGCCACGCTCAAGCGCGAGCACGTGGAGCTGGTGTTCGACGGCCTGGACACGCTGGCCGAGGTCACCCTCAACGGCAAGAAGCTGCTCAGCGCCGACAACATGTTCCGGCAATGGCGGGTGGACGCCAAGCCGCTGCTCAAGCGCGGCGACAACGTGCTGGAAATCAAATTCTTCTCGCCGATCAAGAAGATCCAGCCGTGGCTGGCCAAGCAACCGTATGCGCTGCCGGGCGCCTACGATTCGGCATTCGGCGACGAGCCCGATGGCCGCCACAGCTCCACCTATGTGCGCAAGGCGCCGTATAGCTACGGCTGGGACTGGGGCCCGCGCATGGTCAACGCCGGCATCTGGAAGGATGTGCGCGTGGAAGCGTGGGATGCGGTGCGCGTGGACGGGCTGCATATCGCCCAACAACGCGTCGACGCCGACAGTGCGCAGTTGCAGGCGCAGCTGGAACTGCAGGCAGGCCGCAGCGGGCCGGTGCAGGTGACGCTGGATGTGCTGGGCCCGGATGGGCAGAAGGTAGGCCAGTTCGCCCAGGACGCAGTGGTCGACCCGGGCCAGAACCGCATCGACCTGGCGGTGCGCATCGCCAAGCCCAAGCGCTGGTTTCCGGCCGGCTACGGCGCGCAGGACCGCTACACGTTCGTGGCCAGCGTGCGCGACGCCGATGGCGACAGCCAGCAGATCAAGCGCGTCACCGGCCTGCGTTCTGTGGAGCTGCGTCGCGAAAAGGACAAGTGGGGCAAGAGCATGGAGATCGTGATCAACGGTATCCCGATCTTCGCCAAGGGCGCCAACCTGATCCCGCTGGATGCGTTTCCCTCGCGCGTCACCGCCGAGCGCATGCGCAGCACCTTGCAGGACGCGCGCGATGCCAACATGAACATGCTGCGCATGTGGGGTGGCGGGCATTACCAGGACGACCACTTCTACGAGGTGGCCGACGAGCTGGGCATCATGATCTGGCAGGACTTCATGTTCGGTGGCGCAGTGCCGCCGTACGACGTGGAGTTCCGCGAGAACACGCGGCAGGAGGCGATCGAACAGGTCAAGCGGCTGCGCGATCATCCCAGCATCGTGTTGTGGTGCGGCAACAACGAGGTGCAGACCGGCTGGGAAAACTGGGGCGATCGGGTCAAGTTCAAGCAATCGCTGGACCCGGAAGAACGCACCCGTGTCGAACGCGGCATGACCACGCTGTTCGGCACCGTGTTCCGCGAAGTGGTGGCCACCTACGATAGCGACGTACCGTACTGGGCCACCTCGCCGGGCACCGACTTCGACGGTGGCGCCGACCAGGCCAACGACGGCGACATGCATTACTGGAAGGTGTGGGGCGGCCCGGCCCTTCCGGTCACCGAATATCTCAACGTCACCCCGCGCTTCATGTCCGAATACGGCCTGCAGTCGTTCCCGGACATGCGCACCGTGCGCGTGTTTGCCGATGCAGCCGACATGGACCCGGAATCGCCGGTGATGCGCGCGCATCAGAAGTTCGACAAGGGCAACGGCAACAAGCGGCTGATGCTGTACATCCGCCGCGAGTTCGGCGAGCCCAAGGACTTCGAAAGCTTCGTCTACCTGAGCCAACTGATGCAGGCCGAAGGCATCAACCTGGCCGCCTCGCACCTGCGCGCCTCGCGCCCGCAGTCGATGGGCTCGCTGTACTGGCAGCTCAACGATGTGTGGCCGGGCGCATCGTGGTCCAGCGTGGATTACTACGGCCGCTGGAAGGCACTGCAGTACCACGCACGCCGCTTCTACGCGCCGGAGATGATCGCCGCGCTACGCAACGACAAGGGCCAGACCGAGGTGTCGCTGGTCTCCGACCGCACCACCGCCTTGAATGCACGCTGGCGCATGCGGTTGATGGGCATGGATGGCAAGGTGTTGAGCAAGCGTGAGCAGAAGGCCACGGTCAAGCCGCTGAGCAGCCTGCAGGTCGGCAACTTCAGCGACAAGCAATTGTTGGGCAGCGCGGATCCGAAGAAGACCTACGCCGTGTTCCAGTTGCTTGATGGCGACACGCTGCTGTCGCGTGAAGTGGTGTTCTTCGCACCGGCCAAGCAGCTCGCGTTGCCCACCGCAAAGATCGACAGCCAATGGCGCGCCGATGGCGATGGCTACGCACTTACGCTGACCAGCAACACGCTGGCGCGCGAGGTGTGGCTGTCGTTCGGCGACCTGGAGGTGAAGGTGTCCGATAACGCCTTCGACCTGTTGCCGGGCGAGCCGCTGACGCTGCATGTGTCCAGCAAGCTGCCGCTGGCGCAGGTGCAGTCTGCGTTGCAGGTACGCGATTTGGGATCGACGCTGGCAGGCGCTCCGCCGGAGCCGCCGGAGGCAGCGGCAGCGAAATGA
- a CDS encoding alpha-L-fucosidase, with translation MTTDSRVFAAPSRRHAGAAPRTRMLALGLLLVLPAATLSAQSPTAATATTLSPEVIDQQWLDATAKYAPERERLVREAEAGARKGPFRPDWAALKAYQSPAWYDNAKFGIFIHWGVFSVPAFGSEWYSRNMYLQGSKEFAHHVATYGPQATSGYKDLIPKFTAPKFDPKGWAKLFRESGARYVVPVAEHHDGFALYDSKLSDWTAMKMGPKRDLLGELSTAIRAQGLHFGLSSHRAEHNWFFDGGRSFDSDVNDPRYAALYGPAQVRLPGKDDADVANDWTPVSQAWLDDWLARTTELIDTYQPDLIYFDWWIAHPTFRRSLPTMLAYYYNQGAARTEADRGVVVNYKLGAFPEGAGTLDIERGQLTGIHPTHWQTDTSVSNASWGYIENDTYKSPTFIIHMLADVVAKNGNLMLNIGPRADGSIPDTERGILLAIGKWLKTNGGAIYDSTPWRVYGEGPTEVVGGTFQDVKTKPYTAEDFRFTTRDGALYAIELGWPTDGEAVIRSLTPADGVRGVTLLANGKKIPFEQRADGLHLRLPVKPIGESAYVFRIDLSSPTP, from the coding sequence ATGACGACCGATAGCCGCGTGTTTGCGGCTCCATCCCGCCGCCACGCCGGAGCTGCACCCAGAACGCGAATGCTCGCGCTCGGTCTGCTGCTCGTATTGCCTGCCGCCACGCTCAGCGCGCAATCACCGACCGCGGCAACCGCCACCACGCTCAGCCCCGAGGTCATCGACCAGCAGTGGCTGGATGCCACCGCCAAGTACGCGCCCGAACGCGAGCGCCTGGTGCGCGAAGCTGAAGCCGGCGCACGCAAGGGTCCGTTCCGCCCCGACTGGGCAGCGCTGAAGGCGTATCAATCGCCGGCGTGGTACGACAACGCCAAGTTCGGCATCTTCATCCATTGGGGCGTGTTCTCGGTGCCGGCGTTCGGCAGCGAGTGGTATTCGCGCAACATGTATCTGCAAGGCTCCAAGGAATTCGCCCATCACGTGGCGACCTATGGCCCGCAGGCGACCAGCGGTTACAAGGATCTGATTCCCAAGTTCACCGCGCCCAAGTTCGACCCCAAGGGGTGGGCCAAGCTGTTCCGTGAGTCCGGCGCGCGCTATGTGGTGCCGGTGGCCGAACACCACGACGGGTTTGCGCTGTACGACTCCAAGCTGTCGGACTGGACCGCGATGAAGATGGGGCCCAAGCGCGACCTGCTGGGCGAGCTGTCCACCGCCATCCGCGCGCAGGGGCTGCACTTCGGCCTGTCATCGCATCGCGCAGAGCACAACTGGTTCTTCGATGGCGGGCGCAGCTTCGACTCTGACGTCAACGACCCACGCTATGCGGCGCTGTACGGCCCGGCGCAGGTGCGCCTGCCGGGCAAGGACGACGCCGACGTGGCCAACGACTGGACGCCGGTATCGCAGGCATGGCTGGACGACTGGCTGGCGCGCACCACCGAGTTGATCGACACCTATCAACCGGATCTGATCTATTTCGACTGGTGGATTGCGCACCCAACGTTCCGGCGCAGCCTGCCGACGATGCTGGCGTATTACTACAACCAGGGCGCGGCGCGCACCGAAGCCGACCGCGGCGTGGTGGTGAACTACAAGCTGGGCGCCTTCCCCGAAGGCGCCGGCACGCTGGATATCGAGCGCGGCCAGCTGACCGGTATCCATCCCACGCATTGGCAGACCGATACCTCGGTGAGCAATGCCTCGTGGGGTTACATCGAAAACGACACCTACAAGTCGCCCACCTTCATCATCCACATGCTGGCCGACGTGGTGGCCAAGAACGGCAACCTGATGCTCAACATCGGCCCGCGTGCCGACGGCTCGATCCCCGACACCGAGCGCGGCATCCTGCTGGCGATCGGCAAGTGGCTCAAGACCAATGGTGGCGCGATCTACGACAGCACGCCGTGGCGCGTGTATGGCGAAGGCCCGACCGAAGTGGTGGGCGGTACCTTCCAGGACGTCAAGACCAAACCGTACACGGCAGAAGATTTCCGCTTCACCACCCGCGACGGCGCGTTGTACGCGATCGAGCTCGGTTGGCCGACCGATGGCGAAGCGGTGATCCGCTCGCTCACCCCGGCCGATGGCGTGCGCGGCGTGACCTTGCTGGCCAACGGCAAGAAGATTCCCTTCGAACAACGCGCCGATGGCCTGCATCTGCGGCTGCCGGTCAAGCCAATTGGCGAAAGCGCCTACGTGTTCCGCATCGACCTTTCTTCCCCCACTCCCTGA
- a CDS encoding family 20 glycosylhydrolase, with amino-acid sequence MISNTSPTPRMLLSRALLLDMPLSGKRLSMRLPSRLLALSLTALVLTGCGKRESGTTPAAVNAGATAHTASAIAPLPLIPAPVEAKRHAGNFTVGTGTVISIVAGDADARRSAEYLAGLLKRTRGLALEVRAETTPSPASIRLERSAQAPVTQKEGYRLDVDSTGIRIDARDGAGLFYGAISAWQLMTPDARKGAVAVPGVSIRDWPRFGWRGQHLDVARHFHDVDTVKHVLDAMAVHKLNVLHWHLTDDQGWRIEIKRYPNLTEVGAWRTPPGAGRHGTPERSGGFYTQEQISEIVAYAARLHITVLPELDMPGHAQAAVAAYPEEVGVPGVRTQVGVDWGVNPYLFNTSERSLTFITNVLDEVLTLFPSTYIHIGGDEAVKDQWEASPAVRAQMRKLGVKDAHAMQGWFNEQLAQYLTAHSRRMIGWDEILEGGVPASASVMSWRGVEGAVTAAKQGHDVVLAPGDWLYLDNLQTTRSDEPNGRLTVLPLSKVYAFDPVPAELSADQARHVLGAQGALWSEYIPSRWHVDHALFPRLSAVAEVTWSPPPARDWKNFLARLPAQLQRYKALDIAYSDGAFAADIALENGPNPVLAGSPAKVVLGTQTGAGALHYTVDGSDPTPASPRFEAPFTITLPTTVKATAFTADGVPLAATRSRTFDRASLLRMDTQGLRDCVAQGALGLRLPLLPEMTGADTPVYNVDLFHACRLYPQARLDDIGAIRIEAARLPNNFGLAHEQPKVVQYPAKTRGGELEVRQGCDGELIASVQLPKSDTLGEQFTLETPLPARTGTHDLCLRFTAPIRGPLYAIGAVQLIETTAQAPPAATR; translated from the coding sequence ATGATCTCCAACACCAGCCCTACCCCACGCATGTTGTTGTCGAGGGCGCTGCTGTTGGACATGCCGTTATCCGGCAAGCGGCTATCGATGCGGTTACCGTCGCGATTGCTTGCACTGTCGTTGACCGCACTGGTGCTCACCGGCTGCGGCAAACGCGAGTCAGGCACAACACCGGCGGCCGTCAATGCAGGCGCGACTGCACACACCGCTTCTGCAATTGCGCCGCTGCCGCTCATTCCTGCACCGGTGGAGGCCAAACGTCATGCCGGCAATTTTACCGTCGGCACCGGCACGGTGATTTCGATCGTGGCAGGCGACGCCGATGCGCGGCGCAGTGCCGAGTATCTTGCCGGCCTGCTCAAGCGCACGCGCGGGCTTGCCTTGGAAGTGCGTGCAGAAACCACGCCCTCGCCGGCCAGCATCCGCCTGGAACGCAGTGCGCAGGCACCGGTAACGCAGAAAGAAGGCTATCGCCTGGACGTGGATTCCACCGGCATCCGCATCGACGCACGCGATGGCGCCGGCCTGTTCTATGGCGCGATCAGCGCCTGGCAATTGATGACCCCGGATGCGCGCAAGGGCGCGGTGGCGGTGCCCGGCGTGAGTATTCGTGACTGGCCGCGCTTTGGCTGGCGCGGTCAGCATCTGGACGTGGCCCGCCACTTCCATGACGTGGATACCGTCAAGCACGTGCTCGATGCGATGGCCGTGCACAAGCTCAATGTATTGCACTGGCATCTCACCGATGACCAGGGCTGGCGCATCGAGATCAAGCGTTACCCCAACCTCACCGAGGTCGGTGCCTGGCGCACGCCGCCGGGTGCCGGCAGACACGGCACGCCGGAGCGTTCCGGCGGCTTTTATACGCAAGAGCAGATCAGCGAGATCGTCGCGTATGCGGCGCGCCTGCATATCACCGTATTGCCCGAGCTGGACATGCCCGGCCATGCGCAGGCGGCCGTTGCCGCCTATCCGGAAGAGGTGGGCGTGCCCGGCGTGCGCACACAGGTGGGCGTGGACTGGGGCGTCAACCCGTACCTGTTCAACACCAGCGAACGCAGCCTGACCTTCATCACCAATGTGCTGGACGAAGTGCTGACATTGTTTCCTTCAACGTACATCCACATCGGTGGCGATGAGGCGGTCAAGGATCAATGGGAAGCCTCGCCTGCAGTGCGCGCGCAGATGCGCAAGCTGGGCGTCAAGGATGCCCATGCCATGCAAGGCTGGTTCAATGAACAACTGGCGCAGTATCTGACCGCGCACAGCCGGCGCATGATCGGCTGGGACGAGATTCTCGAAGGCGGCGTGCCGGCCAGTGCGTCGGTGATGTCGTGGCGAGGCGTCGAAGGCGCGGTCACTGCTGCAAAGCAAGGCCACGATGTGGTGCTGGCACCGGGCGACTGGCTGTATCTGGACAACCTGCAGACCACGCGCAGCGACGAGCCCAACGGTCGCCTGACGGTGTTGCCGTTGTCCAAGGTCTACGCGTTCGACCCGGTACCGGCCGAGCTCAGCGCCGATCAGGCCAGGCATGTGCTTGGCGCACAGGGTGCGTTGTGGTCCGAATACATCCCCTCGCGCTGGCACGTGGATCACGCGCTGTTCCCGCGGTTGTCTGCGGTGGCGGAAGTGACCTGGTCGCCGCCACCTGCACGCGACTGGAAAAACTTTCTGGCGCGGTTGCCGGCGCAATTGCAGCGCTACAAGGCACTGGACATCGCCTACAGCGATGGCGCATTTGCAGCCGATATCGCGTTGGAAAACGGCCCCAACCCGGTACTGGCCGGCAGCCCGGCCAAGGTGGTGTTGGGCACGCAGACCGGCGCAGGCGCACTGCATTACACCGTGGACGGCAGCGACCCCACTCCCGCATCGCCGCGCTTTGAGGCGCCGTTTACGATCACCCTGCCGACCACGGTCAAGGCCACCGCATTCACCGCCGACGGCGTGCCGTTGGCCGCCACGCGCAGCCGCACCTTCGACCGCGCCTCGCTGTTGCGCATGGACACGCAAGGCCTGCGCGATTGCGTGGCACAGGGCGCGCTTGGCCTGCGCCTGCCGTTGCTGCCGGAAATGACAGGCGCCGACACGCCGGTCTACAACGTCGATCTGTTCCACGCCTGCCGGCTGTATCCGCAGGCACGACTGGATGACATTGGGGCGATCCGCATCGAGGCCGCGCGCCTGCCCAACAACTTCGGCCTGGCGCACGAGCAGCCCAAGGTAGTGCAGTACCCGGCCAAGACCCGCGGCGGCGAGCTGGAAGTGCGCCAGGGCTGCGACGGCGAACTGATCGCCAGCGTGCAATTGCCCAAGAGCGACACCCTGGGCGAACAATTCACCCTGGAAACGCCACTGCCCGCACGCACCGGCACCCACGATCTGTGCCTGCGCTTCACCGCGCCGATTCGCGGCCCGCTGTATGCCATCGGCGCTGTCCAACTGATTGAAACCACCGCGCAGGCGCCCCCCGCCGCCACGCGCTGA
- a CDS encoding TonB-dependent receptor, with translation MHSRTTTLALCITAALYCSGSAMAAGQEQQAPAGTTPSATTELDTITVTGYRASLEKSQAVKRSANSIVDAISAEDIGKFPDINAAESLSHLPGISVDRQFGEGEKVSINGTDPALNRVLLNGQTIASGDWGGNPTDTSGRTFNYTLLSPEIIGLMEVYKTPEARIDEGSIGGTVIVHTRKPLDLPKNTVRGSVGYNYNDRSEEGNPRGSALWSWKNDDETFGALISATHDKQDLARAGIEYFGYTTGAGIPPTATITGDGSDVATARVPAGISSAFFQQTRERSGLQGALQWKPDEQNEFNLTGIYIKGKYNNFSQARYVCPACNDDRQKITQANVQNGVVTSATVSDNTRGGVNDQPYAQLDANYRDSTVTTKSLNLRHDWSGEKWVFTTQVGDTQATGGKNPEYLMKFLMQDGGYNYAFDGSHTAVNYDNGGASNWTLPGNAAGLPAGSTANGVMQAGGIYYQKSKDEEKYFQWDAARDLTWGPFNKLQFGYKYINHNNGVDARGNRINTTDPISLSQFNPGTTPSSLYDGLGASGDLTTWPTADLGAVRRYLLSQPQGPYTTDFGGSFDVKEITQNVYTQLNFESGQWRGNVGVRLLDTTDKSEYWQSQDNNVTFSRVAETHDYRKALPSFNIAYDVTDDAVLRFSAAKVMARPRYADLAGSFTVNSGNGNLTASGGNPDLKPYESTNYDLAAEWYFAPSSMLSGEVFYRDISSYIVSTTVNEFRPADRRGNEAGDYQVTTPTNASDAKVKGASINYQQTFGLGFGLQANYTFAKSDASTGLNLPYLSRDTYNVIPYWEHGDWTVRVNYSYRSKYFTQIGRLESRDFADAYKQLDLNASYQITDYMGITFGATNLLDSTYRVFSNTRDTPTAFYKNGRGYQAQLNFKF, from the coding sequence ATGCACAGCCGCACCACGACGTTAGCACTCTGTATCACCGCCGCTCTGTACTGCTCCGGCTCTGCAATGGCTGCCGGACAAGAACAACAAGCCCCGGCCGGCACCACGCCGTCGGCCACCACCGAGTTGGATACCATCACCGTCACCGGCTACCGCGCGTCGCTGGAGAAGAGCCAGGCGGTCAAGCGCTCGGCCAACTCCATCGTCGATGCAATCAGCGCCGAAGACATCGGCAAGTTCCCGGACATCAATGCAGCCGAATCGCTGTCGCATTTGCCGGGCATCAGCGTCGACCGCCAGTTCGGCGAAGGCGAAAAGGTCAGCATCAACGGTACCGACCCCGCGTTGAACCGCGTACTGCTCAACGGCCAGACCATCGCCTCGGGCGACTGGGGCGGCAACCCGACCGACACCAGCGGCCGTACCTTCAACTACACGCTGCTGTCGCCGGAAATCATCGGCCTGATGGAGGTCTACAAGACCCCCGAGGCGCGCATCGACGAAGGCTCGATCGGCGGTACCGTGATCGTGCACACCCGCAAGCCGCTGGACCTGCCCAAGAACACCGTCCGTGGCTCGGTCGGCTACAACTACAACGATCGTTCGGAAGAAGGCAATCCGCGCGGCTCGGCGCTGTGGAGCTGGAAGAACGACGACGAAACCTTCGGTGCGTTGATCTCCGCCACCCACGACAAGCAGGATCTGGCGCGCGCCGGTATCGAATACTTTGGCTACACCACCGGCGCAGGCATTCCGCCGACAGCCACCATCACCGGCGACGGCAGCGATGTGGCCACCGCCCGCGTGCCGGCCGGCATCAGCAGCGCGTTCTTCCAGCAGACCCGCGAGCGCAGCGGCCTGCAGGGTGCCTTGCAGTGGAAGCCTGACGAGCAGAACGAGTTCAACCTCACCGGCATCTACATCAAGGGTAAATACAACAACTTCAGCCAGGCGCGCTATGTGTGCCCGGCCTGTAACGATGACCGCCAGAAGATCACCCAGGCCAATGTGCAGAACGGCGTGGTGACCTCGGCCACGGTATCGGACAACACCCGTGGCGGCGTCAACGATCAGCCATACGCGCAACTGGATGCGAACTACCGCGACAGCACCGTCACCACCAAGAGCCTGAACTTGCGCCACGACTGGTCGGGCGAAAAGTGGGTGTTCACCACCCAGGTCGGAGACACCCAGGCGACCGGCGGCAAAAACCCCGAATACCTGATGAAGTTCCTGATGCAGGATGGTGGCTATAACTACGCCTTCGACGGCTCGCACACCGCGGTAAACTACGATAACGGCGGTGCGTCTAACTGGACACTGCCGGGCAATGCCGCTGGTCTGCCGGCAGGCTCAACTGCAAACGGCGTGATGCAGGCGGGCGGCATTTACTACCAAAAAAGCAAGGACGAAGAAAAATACTTCCAGTGGGACGCGGCGCGTGATCTGACCTGGGGCCCGTTCAACAAACTGCAGTTCGGCTACAAGTACATCAACCACAACAACGGCGTGGATGCGCGTGGCAACCGCATCAATACTACCGACCCGATCTCGCTGAGCCAGTTCAACCCCGGCACCACGCCGAGCAGCCTGTATGACGGCCTGGGCGCCAGCGGCGATCTGACGACGTGGCCAACGGCCGATCTAGGTGCTGTGCGTCGTTATCTCCTCTCGCAGCCGCAAGGTCCCTATACCACCGATTTCGGCGGCTCGTTCGACGTTAAAGAAATTACCCAGAACGTCTACACGCAGCTGAACTTCGAGTCGGGCCAATGGCGCGGTAACGTGGGCGTGCGTCTGCTCGATACGACCGACAAGTCCGAGTATTGGCAGAGCCAAGATAACAACGTCACTTTTTCGCGTGTCGCGGAAACGCACGATTACCGCAAAGCGCTGCCGAGCTTCAATATCGCCTACGACGTGACCGACGATGCCGTGCTGCGCTTCTCGGCCGCCAAGGTCATGGCACGTCCGCGTTACGCCGATCTGGCGGGGTCGTTCACCGTCAACAGTGGCAACGGCAACCTGACCGCCAGCGGCGGCAATCCGGACTTGAAGCCTTACGAGTCCACCAACTACGACCTGGCGGCCGAGTGGTATTTCGCACCGTCGAGCATGTTGTCTGGCGAGGTGTTCTACCGCGACATCAGCTCCTACATCGTGAGCACAACTGTCAACGAGTTCCGGCCGGCAGATCGCCGTGGGAATGAGGCAGGCGATTATCAGGTCACCACCCCAACAAACGCCTCCGACGCCAAGGTCAAGGGTGCATCGATCAACTACCAGCAGACGTTCGGCCTGGGCTTCGGGTTGCAGGCGAACTACACGTTTGCCAAATCCGATGCCAGCACCGGCTTGAACCTGCCCTACCTGTCGCGCGATACCTACAACGTGATCCCGTACTGGGAACATGGCGATTGGACCGTGCGTGTGAATTACAGCTACCGCTCGAAGTACTTCACCCAGATCGGTCGTCTGGAATCGCGTGACTTTGCAGATGCCTACAAGCAGCTGGATCTGAACGCGTCGTACCAGATCACCGACTACATGGGCATCACCTTCGGCGCGACCAACCTGCTGGATTCCACCTACCGGGTCTTCAGCAACACGCGCGATACCCCCACGGCGTTCTACAAGAACGGCCGCGGCTACCAGGCCCAGCTGAACTTCAAGTTCTGA
- a CDS encoding glycosyl hydrolase family 18 protein: MLSFMSKRLTWMLLALALTCAPALAKNPTALFYLMNTQKSTNSFIANVDKIDVVVPTWYGVDQNGLVNGTPNTYLYDIAKQKKLRVMPILSMTTGRDGFHKLMHDEAAKKRMIESLLIHGKQHKYYGFQFDFENIAWTDRDAYTLMVKQTADALHKAGFKMSVAVVPNAPGHAEGGQFSKWMWEYWRGAYDLKALGQAADLVSIMTYDQHTRWTTPGPVDGMVWMKKHLDYAITQVPKEKLSLGIATYGYRWYTGNPVKEDGTEASNISATYIDADESFPLAIEQNATVQWDPVEQESWFYFYRDDMREWVFRPDARSFKARYDMAKQYGLEGFSCWVLGAEDPKVWDELPTAQR, from the coding sequence ATGTTGTCTTTCATGAGTAAGCGATTGACCTGGATGTTGCTTGCGCTGGCACTGACCTGCGCCCCGGCTTTGGCCAAAAACCCGACGGCGTTGTTCTATCTGATGAACACGCAGAAATCGACCAACTCGTTCATTGCCAACGTCGACAAGATCGATGTGGTGGTGCCGACGTGGTACGGCGTGGATCAGAACGGCCTGGTCAACGGCACGCCCAATACGTACCTGTACGACATCGCCAAGCAGAAGAAGCTGCGGGTGATGCCGATCCTGTCGATGACCACCGGGCGCGACGGCTTCCACAAGCTGATGCACGACGAAGCGGCCAAGAAGCGCATGATCGAATCGCTGCTGATCCACGGCAAGCAGCACAAGTACTACGGCTTCCAGTTCGACTTCGAGAACATCGCCTGGACCGATCGCGACGCCTACACCTTGATGGTCAAGCAGACCGCCGATGCGCTGCACAAGGCCGGTTTCAAGATGTCGGTGGCGGTGGTGCCCAATGCACCGGGCCATGCCGAAGGCGGCCAGTTCTCCAAGTGGATGTGGGAATACTGGCGCGGCGCGTATGACCTGAAGGCGCTGGGCCAGGCCGCGGACCTGGTCAGCATCATGACCTACGACCAGCACACCCGCTGGACCACACCGGGCCCGGTGGACGGCATGGTGTGGATGAAGAAGCACCTGGATTACGCGATCACCCAGGTGCCCAAAGAAAAGTTGTCGCTGGGCATTGCCACCTACGGCTACCGCTGGTACACCGGCAACCCGGTGAAGGAAGACGGCACCGAAGCGTCGAACATTTCCGCGACATATATCGATGCTGACGAATCCTTCCCGCTGGCGATCGAACAGAACGCCACCGTGCAGTGGGATCCGGTGGAGCAGGAATCGTGGTTCTACTTCTACCGCGACGATATGCGTGAGTGGGTGTTCCGCCCGGACGCACGCAGCTTCAAGGCACGTTACGACATGGCCAAGCAGTACGGCCTGGAAGGCTTCAGCTGCTGGGTGCTGGGTGCGGAAGATCCGAAGGTATGGGACGAGCTGCCGACTGCACAGCGCTGA